The following are from one region of the Tenacibaculum dicentrarchi genome:
- a CDS encoding TonB-dependent receptor, with amino-acid sequence MKIYILGILILISSVAFSQGEFKGMIMDKNNQKNNLGVYGASVHWLDTNVGVTTNEKGWFTIPYKTEYKKLVISFVGFKTDTITINSLKPIHHFLKESNALNEVVVKSKKSATQKSYLASQNLVTINSAELLKSACCNLAESFETNPSIDVNYSDALTGTKQIQMLGLTSPYLLITQENIPSIRGASQAFGLSFTPGTWVESIQITKGAGSVVNGYESISGQINAELVKPFTNHRFFANAYASAGGRVEFNTHFNQKISDKWQTGIYIHGNSRNQKFDNNKDGFLDNPLAKQINVMNRWEYINAKKGWISFINFRYLDDNKQLGQLAFNPDFDKGSTTIWGSEINTKRFDASAKLGYVFPDLPFQSMGIQTAYSHHKQDSYFGLRDYNIEHESLFSSVTFNSIIGDTRNKFKTGLSFTYDTYNEFVKVSDAQNFDRKENSLGAFFEYAYDNSENLSVTAGLRVDTHNLLGTFLTPRLHIRYTAWEKGVFRASVGKGKRSANIFAENQQFFASSRGLNIDNEGGDIYGLNPEVAWNYGVSFLQGYKLFGKKGDVTFDFYRTDFTNQVVVDWENPQEIAFYNLNGKSVANSFQLEVNQNIIPYFNTRFSYKYYDVNTDFKSGNLNKALQANHRFFTNVSYETEKKENNAHWKFDVTYNWVGEQRLPNTQQLTAYSKSYNLLNAQITKVFSKKFEIYAGAENITNYKQKNPIQGSSNPFGSNFDTTIIYAPIFGSNYYTGLRFKID; translated from the coding sequence ATGAAAATATATATACTCGGTATTTTAATACTGATTTCTTCTGTTGCCTTTTCTCAAGGTGAGTTTAAAGGTATGATTATGGATAAAAATAATCAAAAAAATAATTTAGGTGTTTACGGTGCTAGTGTTCATTGGTTAGATACAAATGTAGGTGTAACAACCAATGAAAAAGGATGGTTTACAATACCTTATAAAACCGAATATAAAAAGCTAGTGATTAGTTTTGTTGGTTTTAAAACCGATACAATTACTATAAATAGCTTAAAACCAATTCATCATTTTTTAAAAGAAAGTAATGCTTTAAATGAGGTTGTTGTTAAATCTAAAAAAAGTGCGACTCAAAAATCGTATTTAGCATCTCAAAATTTAGTAACCATTAATAGTGCAGAACTTTTAAAATCGGCATGTTGTAATTTAGCTGAAAGTTTTGAAACAAATCCGTCAATTGATGTTAATTATTCTGATGCTTTAACAGGTACAAAGCAAATTCAAATGTTGGGCTTAACAAGTCCATATTTGTTAATAACTCAAGAAAATATTCCTTCTATCCGAGGAGCATCTCAAGCATTCGGACTTTCATTTACACCAGGAACTTGGGTAGAAAGTATTCAAATTACTAAAGGAGCGGGAAGTGTTGTTAATGGATATGAAAGTATTTCAGGGCAAATAAATGCAGAATTGGTAAAACCGTTTACAAATCATCGGTTTTTTGCAAATGCTTATGCTTCGGCAGGAGGTAGGGTTGAGTTTAATACGCATTTTAATCAGAAAATAAGTGATAAATGGCAAACAGGAATTTATATCCATGGAAATTCTAGAAATCAAAAATTTGATAATAATAAAGATGGTTTTTTAGATAATCCGTTAGCCAAACAGATTAATGTTATGAATCGTTGGGAATATATTAATGCTAAAAAAGGATGGATTAGTTTTATTAATTTTAGATATTTAGATGATAATAAACAACTAGGTCAACTAGCTTTTAATCCTGATTTTGATAAAGGTTCTACCACTATTTGGGGAAGTGAAATCAATACAAAACGTTTTGATGCTTCTGCTAAATTAGGGTATGTTTTTCCTGATTTACCTTTTCAAAGTATGGGAATTCAAACAGCTTATAGTCATCATAAACAAGATTCTTATTTCGGATTAAGAGATTATAATATTGAACATGAAAGTTTATTTTCTAGTGTTACTTTTAATTCTATTATTGGCGATACAAGAAATAAATTTAAAACAGGACTTAGTTTTACATACGATACTTATAATGAGTTTGTAAAGGTTTCTGATGCTCAAAATTTTGATAGAAAAGAAAATTCTTTAGGTGCTTTTTTTGAATATGCTTATGATAATTCAGAAAATTTAAGCGTTACCGCTGGTTTAAGAGTTGATACTCATAATTTATTAGGAACTTTTTTAACACCACGTTTACACATCAGGTATACGGCTTGGGAAAAAGGAGTTTTTAGAGCATCCGTAGGAAAAGGAAAAAGAAGTGCAAATATTTTTGCTGAAAATCAACAGTTTTTTGCATCCTCTAGAGGTTTAAATATTGACAATGAAGGAGGTGATATTTATGGGTTAAATCCTGAAGTTGCGTGGAATTATGGTGTATCTTTTTTACAAGGATATAAATTATTTGGTAAAAAAGGAGATGTTACTTTTGATTTTTATCGAACAGATTTTACGAATCAAGTAGTTGTTGATTGGGAAAATCCGCAGGAAATAGCATTTTATAATTTAAACGGAAAAAGCGTTGCTAATAGTTTTCAGTTAGAAGTAAATCAAAATATAATTCCTTATTTTAATACTCGTTTTTCGTATAAATACTATGATGTAAATACTGATTTTAAATCAGGAAATTTAAATAAAGCTTTACAAGCTAATCATCGATTTTTTACAAATGTATCATACGAAACAGAGAAAAAAGAAAATAATGCTCATTGGAAATTTGATGTAACTTATAATTGGGTAGGGGAGCAACGATTACCAAATACACAGCAATTAACAGCCTATTCTAAGAGTTATAATTTATTAAATGCACAAATAACAAAAGTGTTTTCTAAGAAGTTTGAAATTTATGCAGGTGCAGAAAATATAACAAACTACAAACAAAAAAATCCGATACAGGGAAGTAGTAATCCGTTTGGTTCAAATTTTGATACAACAATTATATACGCCCCAATATTTGGAAGTAATTATTATACAGGTTTAAGATTTAAAATAGATTAA
- a CDS encoding HYC_CC_PP family protein has product MKLFFTKISTILLALLVLFSTLSFSVEKHYCGDFLVDTSYLGNADSCGSISNNDTCETIIKKKECCKDEVEQIKGQDEIFKDSLDKISFDKVKFVLAFYASYKLLFQALEKQDVSHTDYTPPDLIFDIQVLHEVFII; this is encoded by the coding sequence ATGAAACTTTTTTTTACTAAAATATCAACCATATTATTAGCTTTGCTAGTATTATTCTCTACCTTATCTTTTAGTGTAGAAAAGCATTATTGTGGTGATTTTTTAGTTGATACCTCTTATTTAGGTAATGCAGATAGTTGCGGAAGTATTTCAAATAATGATACTTGCGAAACTATAATTAAGAAAAAAGAATGTTGTAAAGATGAAGTAGAACAAATTAAAGGTCAAGATGAAATATTTAAAGATTCTTTAGATAAAATAAGTTTTGATAAAGTAAAGTTTGTTCTTGCTTTTTATGCGTCTTATAAATTACTTTTTCAAGCTCTTGAAAAACAAGATGTATCACATACTGATTACACTCCGCCTGATTTAATTTTTGATATTCAGGTACTTCATGAAGTTTTTATTATATGA
- a CDS encoding GAF domain-containing protein, with amino-acid sequence MNLQDLKNNINNITESNTTKEEKLQQICDYLAAKVSYYDWVGFYFKNGDKDELKLAQFNGEPTDHIIIPFGKGICGQVAVSNENFVVQDVTEQDNYISCGWKVKSEIVIPIFVDNQNIGQIDIDSHTANIFTSDDEALLEYICKKVALFI; translated from the coding sequence ATGAACTTACAAGATTTAAAAAATAATATAAATAATATTACAGAAAGTAATACTACAAAAGAAGAAAAATTACAGCAAATTTGTGACTACCTAGCAGCTAAAGTGTCTTACTATGACTGGGTAGGGTTTTATTTTAAAAATGGAGATAAAGACGAATTAAAATTAGCACAATTTAATGGCGAACCTACTGACCATATAATTATACCTTTTGGAAAAGGAATTTGTGGACAAGTAGCTGTTAGTAATGAGAATTTTGTTGTGCAAGATGTTACAGAGCAAGATAATTATATTTCTTGTGGATGGAAAGTAAAATCGGAAATTGTAATTCCTATTTTTGTTGATAATCAAAATATTGGTCAAATTGATATTGATTCTCACACCGCTAATATTTTTACATCAGATGATGAAGCTTTATTAGAATATATCTGTAAAAAAGTAGCTTTATTTATTTAA